A single region of the Rhodospirillales bacterium genome encodes:
- a CDS encoding YceI family protein, which produces MNFENTKKEEYSAVSKALHWATALVIFSLVLVGLFMDEMPASPEKFQVYGLHKSFGLVVLILVICRLVSRFISPAPDALKTQAHWEHLLAKVVQFALYLLMLGLPLSGVLMSNAGGHPVAFFGLEIPALIEKDKAISKIMKEAHEIFAFGLLAALALHVAGAFKHFALDKDTTMARMMFSKSPVSALILFALTILFFGGVGYLLTEKEENEKKEASGQMPQSAEKQASQIDFSAIGKHGWAIVPEKSALEFETAMNGVSFTGRFQKFEGNIIFDPDNLESSKAFVRIDMSSAATQNDERDEQIVSADWFDVENHPQAQFETIVIEKAQGNRYIAVGNLSIRGVSLPVSLPFTLDIETGENGVKTAHMKGALGLNRLDFGIGQEEWASAKNVDTSVRVHISLTALQP; this is translated from the coding sequence ATGAATTTTGAAAATACAAAAAAAGAAGAATACAGCGCCGTCTCCAAAGCGCTTCACTGGGCAACGGCGCTGGTAATTTTCAGCCTGGTGCTGGTGGGCTTGTTTATGGATGAAATGCCCGCCAGTCCTGAAAAATTCCAGGTCTACGGCCTGCACAAATCTTTCGGTCTTGTTGTCCTGATTCTTGTCATTTGCCGGTTGGTGTCGCGCTTTATCAGCCCGGCGCCGGATGCGCTGAAAACGCAGGCGCATTGGGAACACCTGCTCGCTAAAGTCGTTCAATTTGCGCTTTACCTCCTGATGCTCGGGTTACCGCTTTCAGGCGTTCTCATGTCCAATGCCGGAGGGCATCCGGTCGCTTTCTTCGGTCTGGAGATCCCTGCCCTCATAGAAAAAGACAAGGCCATTTCCAAAATTATGAAGGAAGCGCATGAAATTTTCGCCTTTGGGTTACTTGCGGCTCTGGCCCTTCATGTTGCGGGCGCCTTCAAGCATTTCGCTTTGGACAAAGACACAACAATGGCACGTATGATGTTTTCAAAATCCCCGGTATCTGCGCTGATCCTGTTTGCACTTACCATCCTTTTCTTTGGGGGAGTTGGATACCTCCTGACAGAAAAGGAAGAAAATGAAAAAAAGGAAGCTTCCGGACAAATGCCGCAAAGCGCAGAAAAGCAAGCTTCCCAGATCGATTTCAGCGCCATCGGAAAGCATGGCTGGGCGATTGTGCCTGAAAAAAGTGCGCTGGAATTCGAAACCGCCATGAACGGCGTTTCCTTTACCGGGCGTTTTCAGAAGTTTGAAGGAAATATTATTTTCGACCCCGACAATCTGGAAAGCAGCAAAGCATTTGTCCGTATTGATATGAGCTCTGCCGCAACCCAAAATGACGAACGGGACGAACAGATTGTCTCGGCAGACTGGTTTGATGTCGAAAACCACCCGCAGGCCCAGTTTGAAACTATTGTCATCGAAAAAGCGCAAGGAAACCGCTATATCGCGGTGGGAAATTTAAGCATCCGGGGCGTAAGTCTGCCCGTCTCCCTGCCTTTTACACTCGATATCGAAACCGGGGAAAACGGCGTGAAAACGGCGCATATGAAAGGCGCGCTGGGACTCAACCGTCTGGATTTCGGCATCGGGCAGGAAGAATGGGCAAGCGCGAAAAAC
- a CDS encoding polyisoprenoid-binding protein — translation MRRPFIAALAFLLLAFSVSPARADVERYDFDKAHTQILFFVNHLGFSNSQGEFHDYDGFIEFNREEPEKSKVEVTIRTSGIDMDDEAWDTHLKSKDFFDVEKFPDMVFKGTTIEITGDKTAKINGELTLLGVTKPVTLDTVFNKAGKHPFSGKYVAGFSAVTNIKRSDFGMEYGLPMIGDDVNIHLEVEGIRQDGNVVNE, via the coding sequence ATGAGACGCCCTTTTATAGCTGCACTGGCTTTTTTACTCCTTGCCTTTTCCGTTTCACCGGCCCGCGCCGACGTTGAACGTTATGATTTCGACAAAGCCCATACACAAATCCTGTTTTTTGTGAATCACCTCGGATTTTCCAATTCACAAGGAGAGTTCCACGATTATGACGGTTTTATAGAGTTTAACCGCGAAGAACCGGAAAAATCGAAGGTAGAAGTCACCATCCGGACATCCGGCATTGATATGGACGATGAAGCATGGGACACCCACCTGAAAAGCAAGGATTTTTTTGATGTCGAAAAATTTCCAGACATGGTTTTTAAGGGAACAACTATCGAAATTACGGGTGATAAAACGGCAAAAATCAATGGGGAGCTGACTCTTCTGGGCGTGACAAAACCCGTCACACTGGATACGGTTTTTAACAAAGCCGGAAAACATCCCTTTAGCGGAAAATACGTGGCAGGATTTTCGGCCGTGACAAACATAAAACGGTCTGATTTCGGGATGGAATACGGTTTGCCCATGATCGGAGATGATGTAAATATTCATCTGGAAGTTGAGGGAATCCGTCAGGACGGAAATGTGGTAAACGAATGA
- a CDS encoding undecaprenyl-diphosphate phosphatase translates to MPLIHILILALVQGITEFLPVSSSGHLVLLHSFWEGGAVDLCWEQNRTLDIGLHVGTLLSVLLYYRRDVVAMIGGLKSPKSDGGQLLKYVFLASLPAVLAGFMLHKMQPSLLCLIEVMAWMMLVFGIVLWIADRYFTGNKELSAMGVRDAFLIGLAQTLALVPGTSRSGITMTAGLFLGFSRTESARFSLLLAIVAISGAGTLGALDLWVSGDLELGMDVLIAVILSFLVGWGAIALMIKWLEKATFTPFAVYRLIFGTALLGLVYSGVL, encoded by the coding sequence ATGCCATTAATCCATATACTCATTCTGGCTCTAGTTCAGGGGATTACGGAATTTCTTCCGGTCAGCTCCAGCGGGCATCTGGTGTTGCTCCATTCTTTTTGGGAGGGGGGGGCTGTCGATTTGTGCTGGGAACAAAACCGGACCCTTGATATTGGCCTCCATGTCGGCACATTGCTTTCTGTCCTGCTTTATTACCGCCGGGATGTTGTGGCTATGATAGGCGGTCTTAAAAGTCCGAAATCGGACGGAGGGCAACTCCTGAAATATGTTTTTCTGGCGTCACTTCCGGCTGTGCTGGCCGGATTTATGCTGCACAAAATGCAGCCGTCCCTGCTGTGCCTGATAGAAGTTATGGCCTGGATGATGCTGGTTTTCGGGATAGTTTTATGGATTGCCGACCGCTATTTCACGGGGAACAAAGAGCTTTCGGCGATGGGCGTGCGTGACGCTTTTCTGATCGGACTGGCCCAGACCCTGGCTCTCGTGCCGGGGACCAGCCGCTCCGGCATTACCATGACGGCCGGATTGTTTCTCGGGTTCTCCCGCACCGAATCTGCCCGCTTCTCCCTTTTGCTTGCCATTGTGGCCATTAGCGGCGCCGGCACGCTGGGCGCTCTGGATCTTTGGGTTTCAGGGGACCTCGAGCTTGGCATGGATGTGCTGATTGCCGTTATCCTGTCCTTTTTGGTGGGGTGGGGGGCGATTGCGCTGATGATAAAATGGCTTGAAAAAGCAACCTTTACCCCCTTTGCTGTTTACCGTCTTATCTTTGGAACCGCCCTTTTGGGGCTGGTTTATTCCGGCGTGCTTTGA
- the rsmD gene encoding 16S rRNA (guanine(966)-N(2))-methyltransferase RsmD, whose amino-acid sequence MMKISGGHLRGRSLKPPKGRDIRPTSDKVRQAIFNMLNARGGVAGARVLDAFCGSGALGLEALSQGADFCHFWDTSPASVALCRENVALLQLEECSKISLQDATKPSKKPQETGRIDLVFLDPPYGKDLLFRTIQRLLQDGWIEDKSLFLLEMGAKENPDICGLTVLQEKTYGDTKIILAQSTPE is encoded by the coding sequence ATGATGAAAATTTCAGGCGGACATCTCCGCGGGCGGTCTTTAAAGCCGCCTAAAGGCCGGGATATCCGGCCTACAAGCGATAAAGTCCGGCAGGCCATTTTCAATATGCTGAATGCCCGCGGCGGTGTGGCGGGTGCCCGTGTTCTGGACGCGTTCTGCGGAAGCGGGGCCCTCGGGCTGGAAGCCTTGTCACAAGGAGCGGATTTTTGCCATTTCTGGGACACCAGCCCTGCATCTGTAGCTCTTTGCAGAGAAAATGTTGCACTTTTGCAATTGGAAGAATGCAGCAAAATATCTTTGCAAGATGCAACAAAACCATCAAAAAAACCGCAGGAGACAGGCCGGATAGATCTGGTTTTTCTCGACCCCCCTTACGGGAAAGACCTTCTTTTCAGGACGATCCAGAGATTGCTGCAAGACGGCTGGATAGAAGACAAAAGCCTTTTTCTGCTGGAGATGGGCGCAAAAGAAAACCCGGATATTTGCGGCCTGACGGTTTTGCAGGAAAAAACCTACGGCGATACAAAAATTATTCTGGCTCAAAGCACGCCGGAATAA
- a CDS encoding rRNA pseudouridine synthase encodes MENENKSKGERIAKVIARAGLCSRREAERWVGEGRVSLNGKILDTPAQTVTGEDKILVDGKALPGKEKTRLFLYHKPAGLVSTNRDEKGRDTIFDKLPKDLPRVMSVGRLDMNTEGLLLLTNNGELARHLELPATGWTRCYRVRAHGRITQDRLDKLKNGLKVGNIQYGPIEAELEKQQGDNAWMTMSLKEGKNREIRNVMEALNLKVNRLIRISYGPFHLGKLPKGAVLEVKQKVLKDQIPGVFK; translated from the coding sequence ATGGAAAACGAGAATAAAAGCAAAGGCGAGAGAATAGCCAAAGTTATAGCAAGGGCAGGACTTTGTTCCCGCAGGGAAGCCGAACGCTGGGTTGGCGAGGGACGTGTCAGTCTGAACGGCAAAATCCTGGACACCCCCGCACAAACGGTTACAGGCGAAGACAAGATCCTTGTCGACGGGAAAGCCCTGCCCGGAAAAGAAAAAACGCGCCTGTTCCTCTACCACAAGCCCGCAGGGCTCGTAAGCACAAACAGGGATGAAAAAGGCCGCGATACGATCTTTGACAAATTGCCCAAAGACCTGCCCCGCGTCATGAGCGTGGGACGGCTGGATATGAATACCGAAGGGCTTTTGCTGCTCACCAATAACGGGGAACTGGCGCGGCATCTGGAACTTCCGGCAACGGGCTGGACGCGTTGCTACCGCGTGCGGGCGCATGGCCGTATTACGCAGGACCGGCTGGACAAGCTGAAAAACGGCCTGAAAGTCGGCAATATTCAATACGGCCCGATAGAAGCGGAGCTTGAAAAACAGCAGGGAGACAACGCCTGGATGACCATGAGTCTCAAAGAAGGAAAAAACCGTGAAATCCGCAATGTCATGGAAGCCCTGAATCTAAAGGTAAACCGCCTGATTCGTATATCCTACGGCCCCTTTCACCTCGGAAAACTCCCCAAAGGCGCCGTGCTGGAAGTCAAACAAAAGGTTCTGAAAGACCAGATACCCGGGGTCTTTAAATGA
- a CDS encoding nucleoside deaminase, with the protein MEDDHIYMQAAMEEAKKARLRDEVPIGAVLVDSLSGEIVTRDGNRTIERADPTAHAEILVIREECKKRGVQRIPECDLYVTLEPCAMCAAAISFARIRRLVYGASDPKGGAIEHGPRFFGQPTCHHKIEIAAGVHAGPSGQILKDFFASKR; encoded by the coding sequence ATGGAAGACGACCATATCTATATGCAGGCTGCGATGGAAGAGGCTAAAAAGGCACGTCTCAGAGACGAGGTGCCCATCGGGGCCGTTTTGGTCGATTCGCTGAGCGGTGAAATTGTAACAAGAGACGGAAACCGGACAATTGAACGGGCCGATCCCACGGCGCATGCCGAAATTCTGGTTATCCGGGAGGAATGTAAAAAACGCGGTGTTCAACGCATTCCAGAATGTGACCTCTATGTCACATTAGAGCCTTGTGCAATGTGTGCAGCGGCGATCTCTTTTGCCCGCATCCGAAGACTGGTTTACGGTGCGTCCGACCCGAAAGGCGGCGCGATCGAGCACGGTCCCCGTTTTTTCGGGCAACCGACCTGTCATCATAAAATCGAAATTGCTGCAGGCGTTCATGCCGGCCCGAGCGGGCAAATTCTGAAAGATTTTTTCGCGTCAAAGCGTTAG
- the purD gene encoding phosphoribosylamine--glycine ligase: MKVLLVGGGGREDALAWRLAQSEKCETLYCAPGNAGICRYAKCTGIGAEDINSIVAFVKDKKIDFVVIGPEQPLVAGLADPIRGMGIPVFGPSRDAAILEGSKGFMKDLCKKYDIPTAAYGRFTDIEEAKNFIRAQKAPVVVKADGLAAGKGVIIAQTHEEAEKAAEDMLSGNSFGQAGHEVVIEEFLEGEELSFFALTDGETVLPFGSAQDHKRVGDGDTGPNTGGMGAYSPAHLMTRELHQKIMERIILPTVEGMKKEGRPYTGVLYAGLMIVEGEPKLIEYNARFGDPETQALMVRLYNDLLDVLYAAAQGKLAEYEDKIEWSSMKALCVVMAANGYPGDYIKNTVIKGAEKVNIMERVKVFHAGTVRNEAGDIVNTGGRVLNIVASGETIEEAQKQAYEAIKRIDWPEGFYRHDIGWRAVAAEKGKAA; this comes from the coding sequence ATGAAGGTTTTATTGGTAGGCGGTGGTGGCCGGGAAGACGCGCTGGCCTGGCGGCTGGCGCAATCGGAAAAATGTGAAACGCTTTATTGTGCACCGGGCAATGCCGGAATATGCAGATACGCCAAATGTACGGGAATCGGTGCCGAAGATATCAACTCCATCGTGGCCTTCGTGAAAGATAAAAAGATCGATTTCGTTGTGATAGGACCAGAGCAGCCACTGGTTGCGGGACTGGCCGACCCCATCCGCGGGATGGGCATTCCCGTCTTCGGACCCTCCAGAGATGCCGCCATTCTTGAAGGCTCCAAAGGTTTTATGAAAGATTTATGTAAAAAATATGATATCCCTACGGCGGCCTATGGGCGTTTCACAGATATTGAAGAAGCGAAAAACTTCATCCGGGCGCAAAAAGCGCCTGTTGTTGTAAAAGCCGACGGGCTGGCGGCCGGCAAGGGCGTCATTATTGCACAAACGCATGAGGAGGCCGAAAAAGCTGCGGAAGACATGCTTTCCGGAAATTCTTTCGGGCAGGCCGGGCATGAAGTTGTCATTGAAGAATTTCTGGAAGGGGAGGAACTCAGTTTTTTTGCGCTGACAGACGGAGAAACGGTCCTGCCCTTTGGCTCCGCGCAAGATCATAAGCGTGTTGGCGACGGGGATACCGGGCCGAACACGGGCGGAATGGGAGCTTACTCCCCGGCGCATCTTATGACACGCGAGCTGCATCAGAAAATAATGGAGCGCATTATTCTACCAACCGTGGAGGGGATGAAAAAAGAAGGCCGCCCCTACACAGGTGTTTTATATGCGGGGTTAATGATCGTGGAAGGAGAGCCAAAACTGATTGAATATAACGCGCGTTTTGGCGACCCCGAAACACAGGCCCTGATGGTACGGCTTTACAACGATCTTCTGGATGTCCTTTATGCTGCCGCACAAGGAAAACTGGCAGAGTATGAAGACAAAATTGAATGGTCTTCCATGAAGGCCCTTTGTGTTGTGATGGCCGCGAACGGATACCCCGGAGATTATATCAAAAATACGGTTATCAAGGGTGCAGAAAAAGTCAACATCATGGAACGGGTCAAAGTGTTCCATGCGGGCACCGTCCGGAATGAGGCGGGAGATATTGTCAACACCGGGGGACGCGTTTTGAATATTGTCGCCAGTGGCGAGACGATCGAGGAGGCCCAAAAACAGGCTTATGAAGCCATAAAAAGGATTGACTGGCCCGAAGGGTTTTACAGGCACGATATCGGCTGGCGGGCGGTCGCCGCAGAAAAGGGAAAAGCGGCCTAA
- the putA gene encoding bifunctional proline dehydrogenase/L-glutamate gamma-semialdehyde dehydrogenase PutA, whose translation MHKQISPSLFPSEDQCVHDLLSALDWRDARALRVRDEAIRLIETIRKTPQKTGSIESFFQQYSLNTNEGLALMCLAEAFLRVPDGPTAKALIRDKVAGTNWLKTIQKKGQNSDWMTQAAGLGLSMSSGTMNSLFSKLGEPLIQQAVMQAMNLLGSQFVLGENINSAITNAQVLEKEGYHISYDMLGEGARTSEDAKKYFENYLDAIEKAGKSAKKSTISVKLSALHPRYEFAQSDICIPEISKKLLQLCEVAAAQDIPLTVDAEEYERLEISLKIIETVCAAPELKGWEGFGLALAAYQKTAVSTLDHILGLGRTYERKLQVRLVKGAYWDSEIKRAQVESLPDYPVYTRKSNTDLSYLVCAQKLLQNRKYVYPMFGTHNAYSVAAILDMAGDKKDGFEFQKLFGMGNALYADVLGKTQIPVRVYAPVGVYEELLPYLVRRLLENGANSSFVNRVFDANTTPSALAADPVQKAQQNEPKSHPKIPLPENIYGQKRKGSRGLDLSSADILEELLQNMRTRNLSPNYVAAPMITGKAHQKGVRNRVFSPADRDRMLGHIHYADEDRIVDAFKAAKTGHQVWSQTRAEERARILEKIANALEENRAELMVLCVEEAGKTIPDALAEVREAVDFCRYYAQQGRALFKEDGTTLQGPTGENNVYSFCSRGIFVCISPWNFPLAIFTGQIAAALMAGNAVIAKPAEQTSVIAMRTCELMLASGLPKQALTLLLGDWRPGAALVDHPETAGVAFTGSTETAWKINTALAAKKGPIVPLIAETGGQNAMIMDSSALTEQVVDDVVLSAFGSAGQRCSACRVLYVQEEVADKTIHMLQGAMAHLRVGDPREINTDIGPVIDEQALAVLQKHKTALEGFGKKIAEVPLDPVLKKQGSYFSPIAYEIPSLNVLKREIFGPVLHVIRYSAEKMDDVIEEINASGYGLTFGVHSRIDSFSKNLAQRINAGNIYINRSIIGAVVGVQPFGGRGLSGTGPKAGGPNYLQRFANEKVVSVNTTAAGGNTSLVMLKE comes from the coding sequence ATGCACAAACAGATCTCTCCCTCTCTTTTTCCATCCGAGGATCAGTGCGTTCACGATCTTCTTTCCGCCCTGGACTGGCGCGATGCGCGCGCTTTACGCGTGCGGGACGAGGCGATAAGACTGATCGAAACCATCCGAAAAACCCCTCAGAAAACCGGAAGCATCGAATCCTTCTTTCAACAATATTCCCTGAATACAAATGAGGGCCTTGCCTTGATGTGTCTGGCGGAAGCGTTCCTTCGTGTTCCGGACGGACCAACGGCCAAGGCGCTGATCCGCGATAAAGTGGCAGGAACGAACTGGCTTAAGACTATTCAGAAAAAAGGGCAGAACAGCGACTGGATGACACAGGCCGCTGGACTGGGGCTATCCATGAGCAGCGGCACCATGAACAGCCTCTTTTCAAAACTGGGAGAACCTCTCATCCAGCAGGCCGTCATGCAGGCTATGAACCTGCTGGGGAGTCAGTTTGTTCTGGGAGAGAACATAAATAGCGCAATCACGAATGCACAGGTTCTGGAAAAAGAGGGCTACCATATCTCTTACGATATGCTCGGCGAGGGCGCGCGTACATCCGAGGATGCAAAAAAATATTTTGAAAACTACCTCGATGCGATAGAAAAGGCCGGAAAATCGGCCAAAAAGAGCACAATCTCCGTAAAACTTTCCGCACTTCATCCACGCTATGAATTTGCACAAAGCGATATCTGCATCCCCGAAATTTCAAAAAAATTGCTGCAGCTTTGTGAAGTAGCCGCCGCACAAGATATTCCTTTAACGGTAGATGCCGAAGAGTATGAACGCCTTGAAATATCGCTGAAAATCATTGAAACCGTTTGCGCCGCTCCTGAGCTGAAAGGCTGGGAGGGCTTCGGGCTTGCACTTGCCGCCTATCAAAAAACCGCCGTTTCAACACTGGATCATATTCTGGGGCTTGGGCGAACGTATGAACGAAAGCTGCAGGTCCGGCTGGTCAAGGGCGCTTACTGGGACAGCGAGATCAAGCGGGCACAGGTTGAATCTTTGCCCGATTACCCCGTCTATACGCGCAAATCCAATACGGACCTGTCCTATCTGGTTTGTGCACAAAAATTGCTGCAAAACAGGAAGTATGTCTATCCGATGTTCGGTACGCATAATGCCTACAGCGTCGCAGCAATCCTTGATATGGCGGGGGACAAAAAAGACGGGTTCGAATTCCAGAAACTCTTTGGGATGGGGAACGCGCTTTATGCAGACGTTCTGGGAAAGACACAAATCCCGGTTCGTGTATATGCCCCGGTGGGCGTATATGAAGAACTGCTACCCTATCTGGTACGGCGCCTGCTTGAAAACGGCGCAAATTCCTCTTTCGTAAACAGGGTCTTTGATGCCAATACGACGCCTTCGGCACTGGCGGCCGATCCGGTTCAGAAGGCGCAACAAAATGAGCCCAAAAGTCATCCCAAAATTCCTCTTCCTGAAAATATTTACGGGCAGAAGCGCAAGGGCTCCAGAGGGTTAGACCTGTCGAGTGCCGACATTCTGGAAGAATTGCTGCAAAACATGCGCACAAGAAACCTCTCCCCCAATTATGTGGCGGCGCCGATGATCACAGGAAAAGCGCACCAGAAAGGCGTTAGAAACAGAGTCTTTTCCCCCGCCGACCGGGACAGGATGCTGGGACATATTCATTACGCGGACGAGGACAGGATTGTAGATGCCTTCAAGGCGGCAAAGACAGGACATCAGGTCTGGTCCCAGACGCGGGCGGAGGAACGCGCCCGAATTCTTGAGAAAATTGCAAATGCGCTGGAAGAAAACCGGGCGGAATTGATGGTGCTATGCGTTGAAGAAGCCGGAAAAACAATTCCGGATGCGTTGGCAGAGGTGCGTGAAGCCGTAGATTTCTGTCGTTATTATGCGCAGCAAGGCCGCGCCCTGTTCAAGGAAGACGGCACCACATTACAAGGCCCGACAGGGGAGAATAACGTTTATTCTTTTTGTTCCCGCGGAATTTTTGTCTGTATCAGCCCATGGAACTTTCCGCTGGCAATTTTTACGGGCCAGATTGCCGCCGCCCTCATGGCGGGCAATGCGGTTATTGCCAAACCTGCGGAACAAACATCCGTAATTGCGATGCGCACGTGCGAACTCATGCTGGCATCCGGACTGCCAAAACAGGCTCTTACACTGCTACTCGGTGACTGGCGCCCCGGTGCGGCGCTGGTAGATCACCCGGAAACAGCCGGCGTTGCTTTTACCGGCTCGACAGAAACGGCCTGGAAAATCAATACTGCGCTGGCAGCCAAAAAGGGCCCTATTGTGCCCCTGATCGCCGAAACGGGCGGGCAAAATGCCATGATAATGGATAGCTCGGCCCTTACAGAGCAGGTCGTGGACGATGTGGTATTAAGCGCCTTCGGTTCGGCAGGCCAGCGCTGCTCCGCCTGCCGCGTTCTTTATGTGCAGGAAGAAGTGGCTGATAAAACCATTCACATGCTGCAAGGCGCAATGGCGCATTTGCGTGTTGGCGACCCGCGGGAAATCAACACGGATATCGGCCCGGTCATTGACGAGCAGGCATTGGCCGTCCTGCAAAAACACAAAACCGCGCTTGAAGGATTCGGGAAAAAAATTGCGGAAGTGCCGCTGGACCCGGTTTTGAAGAAACAGGGATCTTATTTTTCACCCATTGCCTATGAAATACCTTCCCTGAACGTCTTAAAACGTGAAATTTTCGGCCCCGTTCTTCATGTCATCCGTTATTCCGCAGAAAAAATGGACGATGTTATTGAAGAGATTAATGCAAGCGGATACGGCCTTACCTTCGGCGTGCATAGCCGCATTGATTCGTTTTCAAAAAATCTGGCCCAGCGTATCAATGCCGGAAACATCTATATCAACCGTTCCATCATCGGGGCCGTAGTGGGCGTGCAACCCTTTGGCGGGCGCGGTTTATCCGGCACAGGCCCGAAAGCGGGCGGCCCGAATTATCTCCAGCGCTTTGCGAACGAAAAAGTTGTCAGCGTGAACACAACCGCTGCGGGTGGAAATACCTCTCTTGTCATGCTAAAAGAATAA
- a CDS encoding exodeoxyribonuclease VII large subunit, translating into MATETTTDLFSDSGKTNIPEMGVGELALSLKKTLEETFGRVRVRGELSGLKLAASGHLYGDIKDEEAVINIVCWRGSVSRLSVKPEDGLEVVITGKVSSYPKSSRYQIIVDSMELAGEGALLKMLEDRKKKLAAEGLFDAARKKPLPFLPETIGVVTSPTGAVIRDIIHRIEDRFPRPVLLWPAAVQGEKAAAEIAAAIRGFNALPVPPDILIVARGGGSLEDLMAFNEEEVVRAVAESDIPVISAVGHETDTTLIDYAADLRAPTPTGAAEMAVPVRIDLMAQVREDQGKMIRAMQRHLSDLKNILETGAVRLGDPQRLLEIKIQNLDFLSGNLQSRFEKILQQRKSNLKETAAKLLHPRARLEGMGKILMLHTEALYRSRGALLKEPQSHLDQAARMLESLSFKRVLERGFTVLRDSNGALVTRADQTREGMGGEIEFSGGEKVGITLGKRLKP; encoded by the coding sequence ATGGCAACAGAGACAACAACAGACTTGTTTTCGGATTCCGGAAAAACAAATATTCCGGAAATGGGAGTTGGAGAGCTTGCTCTTTCCCTGAAAAAAACGCTGGAGGAAACCTTTGGGCGGGTGCGGGTGCGGGGAGAGCTTTCGGGCCTGAAACTGGCCGCGTCCGGCCATCTTTACGGCGATATCAAAGACGAAGAGGCTGTGATTAATATCGTATGCTGGCGGGGAAGCGTCTCCCGCCTGTCTGTGAAGCCGGAAGACGGGCTGGAGGTTGTTATTACGGGAAAGGTTTCCAGTTATCCAAAATCTTCGCGCTATCAGATCATCGTAGATTCAATGGAGCTTGCCGGAGAAGGCGCACTTCTCAAAATGCTGGAAGACCGGAAGAAAAAACTGGCTGCCGAGGGCCTTTTTGATGCTGCGCGTAAAAAGCCTCTGCCTTTTTTGCCGGAAACCATCGGTGTGGTGACCTCTCCCACGGGCGCGGTCATCCGTGATATTATCCACCGTATTGAAGACCGCTTTCCCCGCCCGGTTTTGCTCTGGCCTGCTGCCGTGCAAGGGGAGAAAGCGGCGGCTGAAATTGCAGCCGCAATCCGTGGTTTTAATGCATTGCCGGTGCCGCCGGATATCCTGATTGTGGCGCGGGGCGGCGGTTCTCTCGAAGATCTCATGGCTTTTAACGAGGAAGAGGTGGTCCGCGCGGTGGCTGAAAGTGATATTCCCGTGATTTCCGCCGTGGGCCATGAAACGGATACCACGTTGATTGATTATGCGGCGGATCTCCGGGCTCCCACGCCCACGGGCGCTGCAGAAATGGCGGTGCCGGTCCGCATTGATCTGATGGCGCAGGTAAGGGAAGATCAGGGAAAAATGATCCGTGCGATGCAGCGCCATCTCTCTGATCTTAAAAATATTCTGGAGACAGGCGCCGTAAGACTTGGCGATCCGCAGCGTTTGCTGGAGATTAAAATCCAAAATCTTGATTTCCTGTCCGGCAATTTACAAAGCCGTTTTGAAAAAATCCTGCAACAAAGGAAAAGTAACCTGAAGGAAACGGCGGCAAAACTTTTACATCCACGCGCGCGTCTTGAAGGAATGGGTAAAATCTTGATGCTGCATACAGAGGCTTTGTACCGTTCGCGGGGCGCTCTTTTGAAAGAGCCTCAAAGCCATCTTGATCAGGCAGCGCGTATGCTGGAAAGTCTCTCTTTTAAACGGGTTTTAGAGCGCGGATTTACCGTTTTGCGCGATTCAAACGGCGCTCTTGTTACCAGGGCGGATCAAACGAGGGAAGGCATGGGAGGCGAAATAGAGTTTTCCGGGGGCGAAAAAGTTGGTATTACACTCGGAAAACGGCTAAAACCTTAG